Part of the Camelus bactrianus isolate YW-2024 breed Bactrian camel chromosome 6, ASM4877302v1, whole genome shotgun sequence genome, TTGACATTACCAGCCTGGACCTGCCTCCTGGAATCATCCCCACCACCCAATAAATATGCACACTCCCTCCTCAGGGACACTAACTACCAAGTGCTCAATAAGTCCAATATTTGTTTATGGTCTCAAACATAAATGCGATCTTTAAAAAGAGATACAGTGATATTTTTAGGAGTATTTAATATGggttcccttgccttttccagggAAAACAGAAGCCTATTTGGAAGCCATCAGGAAAAATATTGAATGGCTGAAGaaacacaacaaaaaagaaaataaagaaggtaaGGATTTAGTGTGATTGTAAATTGCAAACTTCACCCATTTGTTAAGAGCTCTTATTAAAGATTCCCACGATCAAATTAGGCCACAGTCTCCTCTCAGAGCCCAGAAGACTCTGGGCACCTCTCAGGTGCAGAAGGGAACAGACCTCCAttcctcttatttttctaatCAGGCTTGTAAGCaaaggcattttcttttcttttccattttgttatgaaaaatatcaaacagaagcagagagaatagtataatgaatcCACATGCATCCGTCACCCACCTTCAATAATTATCAACATTTTGCCAATCTTGTTTCGTCTACCTGCCCCCCTTTCCTTGGAGTGTCTTAAACAAAGGTGTTTTCTGAGCACACATGACGTGCACCCTGCAGTCACAAAGGCAGTCGGTCACTTACTGAAAACAGAACCGGACTCTGTTCTGAGTGCCAGAGATGTGAAGGACCATAAGAtgcagctcccccaccccacaccaaGTTGCTCACAACATCAGTAAAGCTCTTGTGGCCTCTGCTCAGGGCTAACACAGACAGGCACGGTGGCACAAAGGAAGTAAGAGGAGGGGGCATGTCTCCTTACATTGGGAGAAAAGGTGGCAGGAAAGCCTTTGCTGGAAAAGCAAGGAAGAGTTTGCAAGTGAGGGgagatgggggcagagggaaCACTGGGTACAAAGACATAAAGGGACAAAAGAGTGATGCTTTCTGGGAACCGGGGCTGTTCAGTTTCCCAGAAACACTGGGGTCTGGAGGGAGGACCTGCAGACAGAGCTGGGGAGGTGGTCAGCAGCCAGGTCAGGAAGAGGCTTGTACACCCTGCAAAGGAGGTTAATTTTAGCCAGAGAAGACTCAATCAGGGCTTAATTAGGTTAAGAACTGAGAAACTGTCTGGTAGCAGTGTGGCTACAGATTGAAAAACTAAAACcccagcagtcaggcaagagctAGGAGGCAAGGATCTGGAGCAGAAATGATGGGGCTTAAACCAAGGTGAGGCAGAGGAAACAAAGAAGGGAGAAACTCAAGAGCTACGTGGAGAGAGGATTCTAGTgtgattcccatgtgtctggccaGAGAAGTTGTAAAGTGATGCTTTTAAAAGGAGATGAACACTGCTTTTCAAACTTAGAAATACATTCATATCATCTGTGGAGCTTCTAAATATCTTGACGCCCACAGGACCATGAACTCAAACTCGAGGGGCAGGACCCAGGCACCGGTATTTCTTAAATCCTCATTATTACACTGCACAACCATGGCTGAGAACCAGTGAGGTAGAACACATTGGGAGCAAGAGGTATTTTCAGCACCCTTTTAGCCTGTGATCATATAAGTTGAACGAGATAGGAACAATTATCAGATCTTCACACATGCTTTATTTGGTTCAAAATGATGTGAATTTCCAGGCTGTCAGTTCCATTAAAATTCACCTGAAGCATATTTCATCAAATCTGTTACTGTATGGAAAATGCACCACTGTTTCATGTAccactaaggaagaaaaataacatgcTATCAATGATCgccaagacttaaaaaaattttttttaagtttatcttAGAATCAAAGTAATACAGTATGTACCAAAATGCATTCTGAAACCAGTGTAAATTGTATGGACCAACCATTTGGAGGATTTATGTTATTTCTTTCACTGATTAACATATGAGTCTAACTCTTGGTCATAACCAGCCACATCCTGCAATTCAATCTTCCAGAAACAGAAACGACCAGCCTAGTAAAGCATGGAATTCCAGTGCTTGCATACTGAAGGCTCTGTGACCAAGCACAGAATGGCAGCGTTGAGTCTGATGCTCCCTTCTGCTTCCAGGAAGGGAGGCTGACATGCAGTTCACCCTCGTGTGGGCAAGAGagctcctcccctcctgccttcaTACATGCTCTGCCTGACTCGGTCATCTCTCAAAGCCTGTGGGGACCCAGTCCTAGGGCCGTGCAGTGGCTGCAGCTGTGTGAGCAGGAAGCCTTATGATTAGTTCTGACCTTTAACCTCTGCCGATGCCCTTTGCTTGTCCGGGGCCTGGGTGACCTCAGTCTCCTTCCCAAATCCAGGAAAGGGAGATCCACGTGCTGTGACAGTGAGGATGGTGATCGAATCTTATGCAGCCATCAAAAGAAAGTCTGTACTTTTAAAAACGTGAATCACAGTCCTCTTTTGAGCCTTACCATCTTAAAACCTTTTAAACTACTGTCTGGTGTATTCTAACAGCCTGctagggcagagctgggatggactccaaccgcctttcccctgcaccAGGCTGGTTTCCCCAACAACACAGTGATAACCATGTCATAACAAGACCATTTTTCCGTctcataagaaaacaaaatattttcccgTTTGTCCATTCGAATCACCTGGACCTCTTCACCTCTGTTTTTGGAAGTCTGCCTTTTGTCCCTCTAAAGATGTCCCTGAACTGATTCTGAAGAGCGGTTATTCATTCAAACCAGTGAAGAGCGAGAGGGGCCTCTGTGCCCCATGAGCTGGTCAGGAACCAGCTCACGAGGTGCACACAAAGTGCGTGCTCGGCTGGCTTCTCCAGCTCATGCCTGACAGTGAGGGAGAGTCAAAAACCACACCAGACAGAACCCCCAAGCACTTACTTTTTGTTCAGCACTTGATAGATGCTTCACATGCACTACATCAAGGGCACAGAGCAGTCAAAGCTGTGACTATAGACAAAATGGAATCCCAAACTTGACTCTCTTGTGACCCGAGCAAGGGACTTACCTTCTCTGTCCTGTTTCTTCGTCTCTGTGTTGGGGAGAGTAATGCTTTCTTCATGGGGTTTTGCAAGGAGCAAATAAGATGATGGTTGTCAAGTGCCCAGTGCTGGGAGTTGGCTGTTTAAGCCTCATGGCCGTGCCCAAGCGGGAAGAAGCAAATGCCCTCCTGGGTGGACAGGAAACAGCCTGTCAGAGCCTCCGCTCACCTTAAGAGGATAAACACCTGGTGCTTGTAGAGAGGGCCTTCAGGTCTGGTTCTCCTTTCATGCAGGGGCTTAAAGATGCCCTGGTGACCCTGCTTCAGGACATTCAGGCTTGCCAACAGTGGCCATGGAATGCTAAGATTTTGGACCCcactccctcctttctcttccctttacaAACTGACAAAAGGCAGGGCCCGTTCCAGGGGCTGCCAAAAGCCAAGATGAATGACACTGTCTCCAAGGAACTCAGCCTCGGGCAACTCACAATCTGGAAGGGTCTCCCCATAAACTCTCTGATGTGGAAGTCCTACCTGCCCAACCATGGGGATGTGGGTCATAAATTTTGGTACCCCCATAGGATGGATGAATTATATGTAGCCATTGAAAATGGTGTTTCTGGGGAGTATCAATGCTTACTGTGTAAACTGAGTGAAAGGAACTAGTTATAAGGTTGAATGTAAGCTGTAATCATAATTCTGTGTTAAGATAGATACActgaaaagtgaaaaggaaatagaacAACATCCACTGTGGTTATCTATAATGAATAGAATTCAGgtgatttaaattttataatcatgTTTTATAGGCtgcattttccatattttaaaataagaaacatatAATACTTAAAGAATCAAGGAAAGATGTGGGGTTTCTTTCAAGCCTTCAGAAAGATGACACCGGCAGCCTCCTTGCTTGGAAATTTCATGAGTAGTTCAATAGTTTACATAAAGTTTTTGTTTAAGTAGGACAGAGGAACCACAAAGAGGCTATAGTTTGACTTTTTACTCCATGCAGACAATTCAAACAGCATGAAAATTAAGATAATTCTTAATATAGAAAAAATATGTGGGCTGTCACCTCAGCACGGATTTAGCCAGTGTAGCACATGCAGGAAGTCAGAACACCTGCTTCTGATCATAacctttactagctgtgtgacctccaaCAAGGCACTTAAGCTTTAGGGTCTTATTACCTCCAGTGTGTtttctggaccagcagcatcaacaTCTCCTCGgagcttgtttaaaatgcagaatctcagggtAGAtagagtagagctcagtggcagagtgcctgcttaagcatgcatgaggtccggggttcaattcctggtaccgccattaaaatgaaatacataaacctaatcccctccccactccaaccACCTCCGGCCAACTGAATACAAGCCTACAACTGCCCAAGAGCCCCAGATGGTTGGTATAAACGTGAAAGTTTGCAAAAAGCcctggtttctaagcctgttcCCTCTGTGGTAAAATGAGGGCAATTTTCCCCACCTGAACACCTTGGAAAGTTGTGATTGTCCGCCAAGGGGGGCTGAAGAGGGAGTcaaggaggtgagctgcccaccTGGAAAAATGTGCGAGGCACCGCCATACCGTGAAACAGACtgcatggagcaaaacagcactttactATAGTTCAACAAGATGGCACGCCGCCGGCTTTGGGCACTTGTCCTTTTCATTCTGCCCACGCATGCGTATTGTTTATAATGCTGACTCACGCTACTGGCGCATGCGTGGTGGTTACACTAGGGCGCATACGTAAATTTACCTCTTACCAGGTGCAAGCTATTGTGAACTTTGGCCTGGGCCTcacggcctactcacttaaggctgCCCACAGTGATGAAGAACACAGGAAATACTAAAATGCACGTAAACATGATATGAAGTTGCAAACTACTGCACAAAAGCCAAGAACTAAAGTGTCTTCCAATGTGAAAGACAGGGCGTGGGAATTGTACAAAATTCTTCTTCGCTAATGGTAATCACTGTAATGGGTTGTTCTTTCCTGATCTTTGCTCGTGATACTCTAATGATATTTTCCAGATTATGACCTTTCAAAGATGAGGGACTTCATCAACCAACAAGCTGATGCTTACGTGGAGAAAGGCATCCTTGACAAAGAAGAAGCCGAAGCCATCAAGCGTATTTACAGCAGCCTGTAGAAATGGCAGGCAATCCAGGAGAGGCTTctgtttcagaaaatagaatatagcTTCAAATGCTTCTCATTCTGTGACTAAAGTTATTTTGACCCAAGGACTATTAGAAACTGCCGAATTTACAGTAGTTAACCTTTTAGAAGTGGTGAAAACATAGCTTTCTTGCCGTAAAAAGTATCTGACAAGTAAAGTTGTATGTACGCTGAGGTTTTGTATATAGAATCCTTATCTCCTTATAGACTTACATttcataaccatatatatgttgCTTTGGAAAAGCCTGTAATGGACTGATCTTACAGCTGAAACTTCTTCCCACTGTGCCACACACGCAAGCACCCCCTGAAGAATAGGGGGTCTGTTTTCAAGGCATGCTGGGTACCAAAGCATCTCAGAGACTGTATCTGTTACCAGATGTCATTTTCAGACCTGTTCCCTTTGGGGAGTTGAAATAAATTCACATTTCCTCTGAGCCTCTGCAGATTTAAATATAGCAATTTGCTTTTTTGGCTGCTCCTGCTGATTCTTAATCAGGCCCAATGGcacaaaaaggaaactgaaaaatggGCATAGGGTTTGCTGGATTTATTAACAATCCCCCCCCCCATCCACATTTTCTAGTGAGTTTTCAGACACTGAGTTTCTCTTAAGAGGGATTATCTCTGTACTCTCCAAGAAGACAACTCAAGTCATAAGCACTCCATAAAGCAAGGTAAAAATTTATGCCAGATCTGAGTTTTCTCAACTGAAATTAATCCAAGCCAAGGTTTCTCAACAGAGAGCAAGAGGGCCAGGACGTAGAGTAGATAGAGAGATAAAAGGCAGTCTCTTCCCTGTGGGCCAAGGCTGGTAGATGAGCTTCCCCAGAGGACAAGGTACGACCTTCAGGTCCCACTGACCCCTTTTCCTCAGTCACCACCACTAACACAGTCCTGGAAACAACATACAGTGACCCAAGGTCCTCCTGAAGTGTTAAATGGGCAATGTCCCAAACCAAAGAATGCTTTGAAAATGTATTAGTCAGTATAAATTAATGATGTCAATATTTTTCTACATATTTCagttaaaatcataaaaataacataatgCTTTGTATTATCAGCTGTCACTACTTCAAATGGCCTGCTGACACCTGTCTTGAATGCCCTACCTCGTGCTCATTTTTGGTGAGGACTGGGGAACATACAGGGAGGCTCTAAGAGGCTGTATTCCAGGTAGGAGACCACTGCTGCTCCTCCCTCTCCGCTCCAGAgttgccaaaacaaacaaaaaccacagccTGACACAGACAGCAATCAAACTCAGTATGTTCGAGAGAAGCCAATATCCACTGGTGAGCAGTGAGAGGGAACTAAAAACATCTTTGCCCAAACTATACTTGCCAAAGCACGATGAGTCAGTCTGCTTGAATGAGTCATCTTTGATGACACGACCGACCCTACTTCACCCGGGTCCTATGATCCAAACATGCTGCTTCTACGTTAGAGAGAATTAACGGATTGTGACTCAAGCATTTTACCCATTCACTTTCCTATCATTTATCTAAATATCtatgctgtattttaaaaaatcggACACTTACTAAGGGAGTTCATTGTAGCTTTCAGACACAGTGACATTGATTAGCTCCTACTGATAACCAAGACAGGAGGAGATCTTCAGTCCTGTTTTATACACAAGGAAACTGGTTCATCAAAAGGGCACAGGACAAGCCCCAATTCTGATGGTCAGGAAGTGGTACAGCTGGGACTAGACCCCAGGCTGCTTGTCTCAGTTCCCTCCTCCACAGTTGCTTGTGTGCGAGGCAGGGACCAAAATGCTCTGGTCCAGGATGGTTCAACTGTGGCCacagggaactcaaagtttttagTAACTTGAAGATGAGGGGAGAGATGTTTTGGCTAGAAACTCCttaggcaaaaataaaatactcagaaaaatgtttttgagattgTGGTCTTAATTTCAAATTTGAGCTGATGTTACATCTTTTGGATAGTGGTTTTTGGATTTGTTTCCTTTGAATTACTCTCAAATTTCAGGTTATTTTGTGTTAAATAGCACGAAAActcttcacattaaaaaaaaaaaaagttcctgggACTTTTTTAAAGAGGCCTTGACCTTTTCTTACACATACCACTGTTtcccttcctttatttttcttcttttaatttgctGCTTTTCCAACTACCTCCGAATAGTTCAGGTCGTAGTGGACACAAGAAAACAACAAAGCAGGATCAAGAGATCACTCTACATCAAAGATGCTAATAACATGAGGGAAataacaagaaataaaaacatgagaTGTTATCATGagaaaaagcatgagaaaaaaaaaatgaggggaaaaactCCAAAATACAAAGGACTATGTAGGTTATGAACAAACAAGAAATTCAAGACAAGGGCAAAGAGCTAATGCTTCCCACTCATGCCCCTGTTGTTCATCCCCAGGGGTTGGGCATGTGCCGTTCTGGTTCTGAATTCTGCTGCATAAACACTTCGTTTCCTGCTTAATGGAAGACCTGGGGGAGCAAGACAGGgagaagaaaatgaggaaagagaaagagagaagggaagcagGGTCCCTTTTGCCCCACAGAAAGCAGACTCCTTTTGGGATATTGAGGAGGGATAAATGTGGGGAATTTCTGTGGAAGCTTGAAGAGTTACTTAACCTGGTACTTGAAtagaaattgaaatttttaaaagcttaattgTAAATAATACATTGCTTAAAGTTTACTGCTGTAACCTGTCCATATATAAAAGTAAGacaaattaaattatgtgaataAAAACCTAACCCCTCAATTGAAATGAGCACAGTGACTGCAAAATACCCTGTGAAGTGACTTATCAATGAAATCTAAACTAGAATTCACCAGTGTGTTTGCTCATGgtatttttacttcttcttttgaTATATTCCAAGTCTTCACTATATCTGAAACACAAGTCAGATACTATTTAAATGCAAAGGTTACCAGTAATTacaatttatttgcttttatattactgaatgttttttcaaaattgcaattataataacaaaaatcaTTAGAGGAGAGGCTGTCACTCTTTcaaaactataatttaaaaatccattttatattcccatttgttgaaaaaaaattgagacttGAATATGAAAacatagtttatttttctcattcagactTTCATAGCTTAGTTTTACAAAATAGCAGACAAAATTTGTTTCTCTATTGTAATACAGAATATGTAACACATAtcgaaatatatatatatattgcactTAAGTTATAAACACATAGCAAAATCAGCATCACTTAAACAGCAATCATGTTTTTCACATAATTAGGATTTCTCGGGAGATAAACATTGTTTTTAGCATGAATATGTGAATAGTCTTTGAGGCTTTATGTCAACTAGTATTTACAAAAGCTAGTCTAAAAACTACCACCACCTGCAAAAGTGATGAGCTTTAAGACACAATTTTGCTATCATGCCATAATAAAGACTTCAAATTACAGAAAGCCCGAGGTCACTAATCACTTCAGTGCAACTGCCAAAGATGGAACTACTTAATTGTGATTTAAAGACGTATGCTATGAGAATCCAAAAGGGATGCTTTTGAATCTTCCGGTGCTGATTTCTTTATGATCCAACCATCTCTTAACCCAGGTTAGATTATGCCCCCTGATCATCTAGCTGTGATAAAGGGAAGTTGCATAGGGACTTTCTtcatctctgaaaaaaaaaaaaagaaaaagaaatacagcatAAATCAGTGTGTAAAAACTGCACTCAGAAAACtaacacatatattcattatacAACTTAATATCCACTTGCCAAAGAAGGGCAGGAGTATATCAACTTATAACATCATGTGTGCCTTCAAAGTTGTAGGAAATGCAAATACTCATTAAGGTATGCCTCATTGTCTCCGTTTTATTGCTGTCTCAGTTATTGGAATAAAGAATGGTACTTGTtatatatttgcatttgtttatattatataaagtTACATTATATAAATTCATTATATTcacatttatatttgtttatatttttaatattctaccTTTTTCTCAAAAGGCTTTAGGGTACCTACAACAAAAGGCATACATacaataagataaataaaatagaaattaaaaatcagGACTAAGGAAAGGAGAGGGTATAAATACATTAACCATGAGAAATGTTGTGGTAATTGAACTGAGCATCAATTTTGGTTGCAAGCTTCCCGGTAGCCAgggcaaaaaagaaaacacaatagatcATGCCATTCTTGGAATcataaaggaagaaggaaaccaTTCTACAGGAGATAGATTTGCCCTCCTACCAAattaaagaacaaagagaaaaagctcACATGGTATCTTTTGTAGGAAACACCTGGTAACAAATAACAATGTCCTTGACACATTTTATAAGGAACAGTATTTTAGATGTATACTCTAGGGCACTGCTTCCTCTGACAGTGTCAATTAGACATCTACTTGGATGCTCTCCAGAATTGCTGGCTGGACAGTTACACTATTAAAGCAAAGAAGTAAACTTTTTGTCATAAGTAACAAAGACAAAAGCATTGCAACAGATAAAGCTTTATGCAGAATGCAGTAGCTCTGTATagactttatattaaaaatgactttctagaattaaaatacagttttcaaagcaaaaaaagaaaagaaaatttgaccAAGCAACATCTGAAGAGTAATTTATTCAGCCTCTGACATTTTTCCAGCGTATTTTTACCTGCtctcttcttttagtttcttgGCTGCCTGTGTTGATAACTTAATCTGCAAATCCAGCCTCTGCAGGAAATCTCTGGCTGACACGTCCTCAGGCTGCGTGGGCTGAACATCCGACTCTTGAGGACTGGGAGGAGAGAGGTCTTCCCCAGCCGCTACCAGCTCTTCTTCATGACAAAAACTGCTATCGACAGTTTCGTCTTCTGGAGAATCCACTGAGTTAAGTCCATTAAACAGCAAAGGCTTCTCTGATATAACTGGGATGTTCAAAGTTTTCTTCAGAAATATACAATCATTGGTAAACAGTTTATTTGCCCTTTTAATCTGCTCcatctaaaatattttagaaaaggcAACACAgagttacaaataaataaatctaaaagtaGGGCTTATTACACAACACAAACTAAAAACATCCATGAGCAAAATGTGTGCAATGCTTTCTCTGaatctgaaattcttttttttttttttttggcttaatacatgttcatttaatctttacagtcATCCTATGACGGAGGTACTATTATGCATGGAGAAACTCAGGgcagagaacaaaaataacttgcccaaggtcacagctggTACGTGGCCAAGCTGAGATATGGGTTTGGTCAAGCTCCAGAATCTGTATTCTGGATCTGAAACTCTTAATTCAGGTTTAGTCACCTCCCAAGATACCCCTAGTTATTTCAAGAGATGCCAAGAAATTCTCTTTCACAATTTTACAAGAAGAAAGACTGATTCCCTCCCTGCTATATTATTTTCCCTACAAGGCAGCTTTTACCAAGCAGCTTCAAATCCACAAAGTTAAAAAACGTAGAATATTTAGCACTTATTTAATacatttcaatcttattttaacatttccattatctgattttaaaaaaaacttcctagTGTGTGATTTTTCCTTAAGGAGTGTTTCCCGTCTCCAGAACTGTGTTTGGTAAATATAATGGACACAGGAAGTGATAAAGACGTAAGTACAAGAACTTGGAAGCGTGGTGTAGGCCGGGGCTGCAGTCATTAAGAAGGGCCTCACGGAGAAGGTGGGGTTCTGATTTTGATTCTTCTGACTTCAGATGGGCCTTGAAGAACGAGTAGAAgtggggagacagggagaggaggTAGGCGGCACTCTGCACAGAGTATCTCATTTTTTCTACCCTATGGATCCGGTGTCTGAAGATCcactttacaaataaaagcagCAAAACTCAAGGAGATTATGTACCATGGAATCAAACAACGGGCAGATGAAGAAGCTAGAATTTAATATAGGTTTCATAACTTCAGACTCCTTCACAGCCTGTGGATGCTTCGCCCAAACCACAGCAAAGGGGATGGAAGGGAGGGCTGAAAGGGAGAATAGAGTTTACATATGTGACCTCACTTAACCTTCCTAACAGTTCTGCAAGCTAGATGTTATCATCTCCTTTTaacaaagaagaaagggagattcAAGATGGTTGAGTGGCATGCCTAAGTCCACGAATGCAGGTTAAGTGTGGACAGGACTTAAACTATGCTGGTGCAGAGCTGACCAAGAAATACCTACTCTTAGGTTCATCACACTGTACTATCGTGTGTCTGCAGACTTCTCCACTCACCCAGCCTAGGAACTCACACCATGCGAGGCTCTTTACATGCACTGTACCATCTGATTTTTACCACAACTCTTTCTTGTCAGGTACGTCACCAGGACAGTTTGGTACAATAGCTAAACACACGGGCTTGGGAATGTGACAGGCTTGGcttcaaaccccagctccaccAACACGAACTGTCTGAGCATGAACTTGTTACTTCTCTTGTTGAGCCTGTTTCCTCTTGTGCAAAACAGGTATCATCTACCCCTCACTGGGTTGTTGGAAGGATCAAATAAGCATTTATACATATGCATGCATGGAAGATATAGATGTAGAGGTAGAGACAGATGTGTAGCTACAGACGAGAGAGAGAGGGACGATTGAGTAGTAAATGGTTCCGACTACTCTCCATTTTCTCTGAAGAACTTCAGGCACACAAGAGATGGCTGATTTGACCAAGTGCACACGGCCCTTTAAATGTATGGGCTGGAatttctgtctgattccaaagtccaTACAACACCAGGATTAAAGTACATGACTAATGGAACCCAATTCTGGGATCCTTTAATGCCAAATTGATGGAGTGAAACAATTAGAGTTCCACTTCAAAGACCCTAAAAAAACAGTCAAATAAATGGATCCTGTTTCCCCCTGCTTTCTAACTATAAGCTGAATCCACACAAATAGTACATTCAaagcttccttttatttttcttttaaagatactACATTAAAGTGTCTTTTGTGTAGGGTGGTCATCTGTGTTCTAGTTTCTAGTTAAAGGAGAGAAGGCAATGGTGAGAAAGAACATAATGAATAGGCAGGTGTGTTTTAGAGACgaaatttaaatctaaaaatcCTAAGTATCCCTGATCTAGTTTAGGCTTAGATCTGAGTGAGTTAAAGAACTTGAATAAACTGAATTCCTTCAGGGCAAGACCTGTTATTTCTATAGCTTCGCTGGGCTGACAAAGATCTTATACACACTAAGTGCtcagaatggatggatggatgaatggctggatggctggatggatgaGTTAATTAATACAGGTCAGAGAAGTAACCAGAAAGGGGTAGGAAGTTATCTGGTGTGTTGATAATTCTCCCTTTaaacccaccctcacctccccatCCATCCCCTACTCCTCTTGAGCCAGTTCTGACCCCAGGAAGCTAACCTCTTCAGAACCACACTCTCCAAACCCCTGGTCCTTAGAATTCCAGGTGGTGTTCCAAAGGAAGGCACCGGCAGAATGACCACACTGTGACTCTGATGCCTGCATCCCTCTATGGCAGAGCTCCTGCCAGGCAGCCCCTTGTCCATGCCTCCTGCTCTAATGGGTGTCGGTGTTGGTGTTGGGGACACCACTCCTTCTGAGGGCCAGGGGGGATGTCTCACTGCTGTTCCTAATCTCGGGTGTTTTACCATCCCTTCTTAGTTCCCTTAATTCTATTCACACTTCTTTAAATGTCCCTGCGTTAAACTCTCTTTGGCCACACCCTCAGAGCATGCTATCTGTACAGGATACAGATATCCTGTATCTGTAGGGACCCTGCCTGGGACCCTGACCAACACATCCGTCACTCAGAGCAAGACAGGCCATCACAGCCAGGCAAGGGGCCCATGACAGGGAGCACAGGACAAGGTGGCTGAGTCAAAGGCTGGGTGAAGTCAGGGAGCCcacaggagggaaggcagggctcCCCCAGCCCGTGTGCATGCCGTTGTACCCAGGCTCACCGACAGACCTGCCTATTTTAACTAGTCTATGAGCTTCCTGATGCCGGGGACTGCTTCATCTCCGTCTCAGCGTCATCCACAAGCATTTAAGGTCTAGACTCTAAGATGACCTTTATGGTCTAGACTCTAAGATGACACATGGA contains:
- the LYSMD2 gene encoding lysM and putative peptidoglycan-binding domain-containing protein 2 isoform X1, giving the protein MEQIKRANKLFTNDCIFLKKTLNIPVISEKPLLFNGLNSVDSPEDETVDSSFCHEEELVAAGEDLSPPSPQESDVQPTQPEDVSARDFLQRLDLQIKLSTQAAKKLKEESRDEESPYATSLYHS
- the LYSMD2 gene encoding lysM and putative peptidoglycan-binding domain-containing protein 2 isoform X2 produces the protein MADSSPAPSLRAGGLRAPRSSAPSPPPPSPPRSGSEAEEAELSLSLARTKTRSYGSTASVRAPLGAGVIERHVEHRVRAGDTLQGIALKYGVSMEQIKRANKLFTNDCIFLKKTLNIPVISEKPLLFNGLNSVDSPEDETVDSSFCHEEELVAAGEDLSPPSPQESDVQPTQPEDVSARDFLQRLDLQIKLSTQAAKKLKEESRDEESPYATSLYHS